The genomic window GGCCCGGATCAGGGTTTCGAGGGGATCGGGAATGGGAGCGGGAGCGGGGGACGAGGGAGCATTGGGGGTCGCGGGTTCGAGGGCGTGAACGAGGGCGTCGGCATGGAGGGAGAGGACGCGGAGCGATTCGGGGCCGGCGGCGTCGCCGAGGAGAAGTTCGGTGGGGTGTTCGCCGACGTGGAGGAGGAGGGCCGGTGCGGGGGCGTCGGGGAGAAGTTGTGCGCGGGCCAGGGCGGCAGGGACAAAGGCGGGCGCGAGTCCGGCTTCATGGAGGAGGGCGGCGTAGTGATCGATGAGGTCGCGTCGGGCGGCGGCGACCAGGGCGGGCTGGGACGGGGCGGCATCGGGGGTGGCGCCGGGCTGGGGCGGGAGCGGGGCATGGCCCCAGGCGAGGGCCTCGGGGGCGAGCGGGAATTCGCTCTCGACCTGGAGCGCGACGAGGCGATGGCGTTCAGGAGCGGGGACTTGCGGGAGGGTGAGGCGGCGGAGGGCCACGCCCTGGGCAGGGAGGGCGCACCAGGCGCGGGGCCGGGGTTGCCATGGGGCGGCACGAACCAGTGCGGCGAGCTGGGCGATCACCCGGGCGCGACAGGCGTCCGTGAGGCGTCCATCGGCGGTCCGTTCGAGGGGCCAGTGGTGGAGGGCATCCCGATGAAGGGCGCGGAGTTCGGTCCGCTCGAATTCGAGGAAGAGGGGAGGACTGTCGAGAAAGGCGGGTCGCTTCATAGGTCGTCCTCCCGGTAGGAGAGGGTCTGGATGTCGTTGAGGCCGACGCGGACGATGGTCTGGAGGCGGCGGCGGACGCCGGTGGCATCGACGCGGCCTTCGGCGAGGATGCGGAAGGTTTCGGAGCGGACGGTGACGCGCGGGGCGATCTGCCGGAACGTTTCGCGGGTCATGCCGGGAACACGGAGGAGCCAGGCGACATTGGCGAGGTAGCCGTTGGAGGCGCGGAAGGAGACGATGGCCTGGGCCAGTTCACGGGTCATGCCGGGGAGGCAGGCGAGGACTTCGATTGGGGCGGTGTTGACGTTGACCACGCCGGCGAGGTGGGACTGGTCGGACAGGGTGAGCCGGTCGGCGATGTCGAGGAGGAGGGATTCATCGATGAGCGTGGGGCCGGTGGGGCCGGTGGAACCGCGGGGCTGAGGGGTGGCGGTCTGGGCTTGGGCGCCGGGAAAGGCACCGGGCGGGAGATTGGCAGGGTCGAACGAAGCGGACGGTGCCGCAGGCGATCCCGACGGGGGGGCGGCGGTGACATCGAGAAGCTGGTCGAGGCTGGAGAAGCGGTTCTGGTTGCGGTAGGCGACGATGGCGCGGGCGATGTCGGCGGTGATGCCGGGGAGGTCGGTGAGTTGGGATTCCTCCGCCGACTGGAGGGAGATGCGTTCCTGGCCGGTGGCGTCGCGGTCGGTGACGCCGGAATCGACGGTCAGCCACCCGGCCCAGCCGAGGTCGGCGAGGCCCGGGTAGGTGCGGGAATCAAGCGGTTCGTCGGAGGCGGCCCCGAGGGGTTCGAGAAGGCCGTTGAACTGGCGGTCGTCGCCGAGGAGCGCCTGGGCCGTGACGCCGCGGACCATGAGGAGTTCGCGGACGGTGAGGAACGGGCCGTTGCGGGGCAGGCGCGGCGGACGGAGGGAGGCGTAGTGTTCGACCTCGGCGCCGCCGGGGGTGACGGTGTCGTCGGGGTCCCGCCAGTCGAGGATGGCGGCGACGATGTCGGGGGGCATGTCCGGGAGGCGGGACCATTCCTCGGCGGAGGCGGTGTTGGCGTTGAGGTGGCGTTCCTCGTCGGCGATGCCGAAGACGGTGCCGCCGCCCTCTTCGGGGAAGGCCGCCCGGAGGATGCGAAAGCGACCGCGTCCGAGCGGGACATCGCGGAACTGGGCGGAGTCGTCGTAGAGGCGGCCGGTATGATTCTGGGCGGAGCGGGTGCGTTCGCGGGTGTCGTGGTAGAGGAGGGCCTTGGCCTTTTCGAGGCCGGCGAGGGCGAGGTAGTGGGCCTGGATGCGGTCGGCGTGGTGACGGCTGACGGTGAGGTCGAGGCGGGAGGTATGGAGGATGGAGATGACGACAAGGGAGAGGAGGGCGAGGCACCAGAGGAGGCCGACCAGGACGGAGGCGCGGTTGGATGGGGTGCGGGGTGGGCGCATGGGCTCAGGGGAGGGGCCTTAGAACATTGGCGTGGATGGCGTCGGGGAACCTTCCGGAGCGGCCGTGGCGCTCGAACCGGAGGCGGTGGACGACGGACGCCGGGCGAGGTTCAGCCGGACGACGGTCTGGAAGACCATCGGGGGTTCGGCCGAGGACGATTCGTTGGAGGCCGCCTGGCGGGGGGCTTCGATGGGCCCGGCGCTGGACCGGGCGGTGCGGGCACGCCGGGCGGGGGCGGCATCGAAGGCGAGGGTGATGCGGACGGCATCGGGGAGGCCGGAGAGGTTGGTGGGGGCGAGGGCGGATGTTTCGCGTTTGCCGGAGCCTTCGGGATCGCCCCAGGTGTCGAACCATTCCCAGCCATCGTAGTACTCGAACTTGAGCTGGCGGAGTCCGTCGGCGATGACTTCGCGCTGGCCGCCGGCGAGGGGATCGAGGCCGATGGCGGGATGGCGCCGGCGCCAGAGGGTGAACGCGCTGGATTCGGGGTCGGGCTGGAGGAAGTAGCTGACCTGGCAGTAGTCCCCTTCGCCGGGGCGGGCGGGGGTGTGGTGATGGGTGGCGAAGTCGAGGTTGTCGGCTTCGATGTCGCCAAGGCGCCGGTCCATGCCGAGGAAGTGGGCTTCTTTGGAAAGGATGCAGGCGGCGCGGAGATCGGCGGCGATGCGGTCCATGGCGACGCGGGCGTTCTGGGCGGCATCGATGCGGGGTTCGATGAGGCGCTGGGCGGACAGGCCGGCGGAGAGGCAGGCGTAGGCGGCGGCGAGGATCAGGCTCATGAGGCCGGCGCCGATCACCAGTTCGACGAGGGTGAACCCGGCGGAGGGATGGGAGGCCGGGGATTTCATGGGCGCTGGGAACGGCGGTCGCGGTCGCGCCGGCGGTCGCGCGAGTCGGATTCGGTGTTGGCGGTGGCGAAGGGGGGATCGAAGAGGAGCGTTTCCAGTTCGAACAAGGTCCGGCCGGTTTCCTCATGCCGGATGGCGACCTGGACGCGATAGAGGCCGTCGAGGTCCCCGGCGGCAAGGGTCTGGTACCAGCGCGCCGCCGGGAGGGCGTCGCCGCAGGGACCTTCGGTCGAACCGGCGATCAGGTAGCCTTCGGCGCGGAGGGTCTCGATCACGCCGGCGGCCACGAGGGCGGCGGCGGTGCGGAGTTCGGATTCGCGGGCGGAACGGAGGGCGGTGGCGATGCCGGTGGTGAGGCCGGTGAGGGCGACGCCGAGGATCAGGATCGAGATCATCACCTCGACGAGCGAGAAGCCGGCCTGGGCGGATCGGGGGCTCATGGGCGTTCGAGGGGGATGATCCGGATCCGGGCGGTCACCGGATTGACGCGCAGGGCGAGACCGAAGCCGTCGGGATCCCGCAACCGGATCTCGACGCGATCGGCGGTGCCGTCGGCATGGAACAGCACCCCCATGGCCGGTCCGGAAGGCCCGTCGGCCATCGAATCCGATTCCGGGCCGGCCTCGGCGAAGGGATCGGGATCGGCGGGCCTCGTGAAAGAACCGGCGGGATCGCCGACGCTCCAATCCGGGAGGAACGGGTCGGCCTCCGGGCGATCGACGGGATCGAGATCCGGCTGGCGGAGGCGGACGGCGATGCGGGGATCGAGACGGCCGGCGGCGTGGGGGATGTCGCGGATGGGGACGTAGGCGGGTTCGGTTCTGGCGCTTCTGGAACCCGGCGCCTGGCGTTCGAGCTGGAAACGGCCGGTGGCGGGGTCGAGCCGGACGCGATGGGACTGGCCGAGACTGACGGCGCGGCTGGAGGCGAGGGCGCAGGCGTTGACGAGCTGGCGGCTGGAGGAGCGGAGGAGGGCGTCCCGGTGCGACCCGCGCATTTCCGGGACGATCATGGCGGTCAGGATGGCGAGGAGACCGAGGACGACCATGAGTTCGATCAGGGTGAACCCGGCGACAGGCCGCGGCGCCGGGCCAATGGAGGCGCGGCGCGGGGGACGGCGGTGTCGGGTTGCCGGCATGGGGTTTACTGCCAGTTGCCGATGTCGGCGTTCTGGCCCTCGCCGCCGTCGGCCTTGTCGGCACCCTGGGACCAGAGGTCGAAGCTGTGGGGATGGCGGATGCCCGGGAAGCGGTACTGGTAGGGACTGCCCCAGGGATCGTTGCGCAACTGGTTCACGTACGGGCCGCGCCAGCGATCCCCGGCGCCGGCGGGCGCCTGGACCAGGGCGGCGAGGCCTTCGTCCGCGGTGGGGTACCGGTCCATGTGGACGGAGAACCGTTCGAGGGCGGATTCGATCTGGGCGATGTGGGATTTGGCGGCACTGACCTTGGCGTCGTGGGTGGTGCCGATGAACTGGGGGATGATGGTGGCGGCGAGGATGCCGAGGATGACGACGACCACCATGATCTCGATCATGGTGAAGCCGGCGTTGCGTCGGGTTGGGAAGCGGTGTGTTGCCGGTAGGGTCAGGTGCATGGGGATGGATGAAACGAGGAGGGATGACGGTGCCAGGCGGCGGAGAGCGGGAGGGGACGGCTTCATTGGATGGCGCGGCTCATGCGGAAGATGGGAAGGAGGAGGGCGATGACCATGAAGCCGACGAGGACGCCGACCACCAGGATGAGGGCAGGGGCGAGGAGGGAGATGAGGGTCTTGATGCGGGCGCGCATGTGCCGTTCCTCGATCTCGGCGACCTTGAGCAGCATTTCGTCGAGGCGGCCGGTTTCCTCGCCGACCTCGATCATCTGGACGATGCCGCGGGGGAACACGCCCAGTTTGCGGAGGGGCGCGGCGAGGGAATCGCCGCCGCGGGTTTCCTCGGCGACGCGGGCGATCTGGGCGGCAAGGACACGGTTGCCGATGGTGTCCTCGACGATGCGGAGGGCGGGCAGGAGGGAGACGCCGCTGCGG from Verrucomicrobiia bacterium includes these protein-coding regions:
- a CDS encoding prepilin-type N-terminal cleavage/methylation domain-containing protein, whose protein sequence is MPATRHRRPPRRASIGPAPRPVAGFTLIELMVVLGLLAILTAMIVPEMRGSHRDALLRSSSRQLVNACALASSRAVSLGQSHRVRLDPATGRFQLERQAPGSRSARTEPAYVPIRDIPHAAGRLDPRIAVRLRQPDLDPVDRPEADPFLPDWSVGDPAGSFTRPADPDPFAEAGPESDSMADGPSGPAMGVLFHADGTADRVEIRLRDPDGFGLALRVNPVTARIRIIPLERP
- a CDS encoding prepilin-type N-terminal cleavage/methylation domain-containing protein, whose translation is MSPRSAQAGFSLVEVMISILILGVALTGLTTGIATALRSARESELRTAAALVAAGVIETLRAEGYLIAGSTEGPCGDALPAARWYQTLAAGDLDGLYRVQVAIRHEETGRTLFELETLLFDPPFATANTESDSRDRRRDRDRRSQRP
- a CDS encoding helix-hairpin-helix domain-containing protein yields the protein MRPPRTPSNRASVLVGLLWCLALLSLVVISILHTSRLDLTVSRHHADRIQAHYLALAGLEKAKALLYHDTRERTRSAQNHTGRLYDDSAQFRDVPLGRGRFRILRAAFPEEGGGTVFGIADEERHLNANTASAEEWSRLPDMPPDIVAAILDWRDPDDTVTPGGAEVEHYASLRPPRLPRNGPFLTVRELLMVRGVTAQALLGDDRQFNGLLEPLGAASDEPLDSRTYPGLADLGWAGWLTVDSGVTDRDATGQERISLQSAEESQLTDLPGITADIARAIVAYRNQNRFSSLDQLLDVTAAPPSGSPAAPSASFDPANLPPGAFPGAQAQTATPQPRGSTGPTGPTLIDESLLLDIADRLTLSDQSHLAGVVNVNTAPIEVLACLPGMTRELAQAIVSFRASNGYLANVAWLLRVPGMTRETFRQIAPRVTVRSETFRILAEGRVDATGVRRRLQTIVRVGLNDIQTLSYREDDL
- the gspG gene encoding type II secretion system major pseudopilin GspG, yielding MHLTLPATHRFPTRRNAGFTMIEIMVVVVILGILAATIIPQFIGTTHDAKVSAAKSHIAQIESALERFSVHMDRYPTADEGLAALVQAPAGAGDRWRGPYVNQLRNDPWGSPYQYRFPGIRHPHSFDLWSQGADKADGGEGQNADIGNWQ
- a CDS encoding prepilin-type N-terminal cleavage/methylation domain-containing protein codes for the protein MKSPASHPSAGFTLVELVIGAGLMSLILAAAYACLSAGLSAQRLIEPRIDAAQNARVAMDRIAADLRAACILSKEAHFLGMDRRLGDIEADNLDFATHHHTPARPGEGDYCQVSYFLQPDPESSAFTLWRRRHPAIGLDPLAGGQREVIADGLRQLKFEYYDGWEWFDTWGDPEGSGKRETSALAPTNLSGLPDAVRITLAFDAAPARRARTARSSAGPIEAPRQAASNESSSAEPPMVFQTVVRLNLARRPSSTASGSSATAAPEGSPTPSTPMF